The Callospermophilus lateralis isolate mCalLat2 chromosome 3, mCalLat2.hap1, whole genome shotgun sequence genome has a segment encoding these proteins:
- the LOC143411515 gene encoding regucalcin-like yields the protein MGLRKCGSPGDSGDPVGCVALHREGSYVVASGTCLGLLDWEKGQVEWAAWLDRDKPHNRFNDGKVDPAGRFVAGTMPEASAPGVWEPGQGSLYTLYADRSVVRQLDQLGIPNGLDWSLDHHTLYHVDGLDYSVQSYDYDVQTGGLANPRLVCQLEPEQGMPDGLFMDTTGTLWVACIDGGRVIRMDAETGTRLCTPEMPVSRVTSCCFGGADYSDLYVTSAADSLSPEQLLREPQAGHVFKVLGLGVRGLASCHFSG from the exons ATGGGCCTGAGGAAGTGTGGGTCCCCTGGAGATTCAG GAGACCCTGTTGGCTGTGTGGCTCTGCACCGAGAGGGCAGCTATGTGGTGGCCTCTGgcacctgccttggcctcctggacTGGGAGAAGGGGCAGGTGGAGTGGGCGGCCTGGCTGGACAGGGACAAGCCCCACAACAGGTTCAACGACGGGAAGGTGGACCCCGCTGGGAGGTTTGTGGCAG GCACCATGCCAGAGGCGTCCGCCCCAGGAGTGTGGGAGCCGGGGCAGGGCTCCCTGTACACACTCTATGCTGACCGCTCCGTGGTCAGACAGCTGGACCAGCTGGGCATCCCCAACGGGCTGGACTGGTCCCTGGACCATCACACTCTCTACCACGTGGACGGCCTGGACTACTCTGTGCAGTCCTATGACTACGACGTGCAGACAGGAGGCCTGG CAAACCCACGACTGGTGTGCCAGCTGGAGCCAGAGCAAGGCATGCCAGATGGGCTGTTCATGGACACCACGGGGACACTCTGGGTGGCCTGCATTGATGGAGGCAGGGTGATCCGCATGGACGCCGAGACAG GGACGCGGCTGTGCACCCCGGAGATGCCAGTGTCCAGGGTGACGTCCTGCTGTTTCGGGGGGGCTGACTACTCCGACCTGTACGTGACCTCTGCAGCGGACAGCCTGAGTCCAGAGCAGCTGTTGCGGGAGCCGCAGGCAGGACACGTCTTCAAG GTCCTGGGCCTGGGGGTGAGAGGCCTTGCATCCTGCCACTTCTC